From a single Nothobranchius furzeri strain GRZ-AD chromosome 9, NfurGRZ-RIMD1, whole genome shotgun sequence genomic region:
- the kcnk2a gene encoding potassium channel subfamily K member 2 isoform X2, whose translation MAAPDLLDPKSATHNSKPRLSFSTKPITQTPQEQSEMVATVMKRKTVTAIFLLVVLYLVIGAAVFRSLEQPHESAQRLAILSQKLEFLSRHPCVNQSQLEELVKQVVSAVRSGVNPAGTPTNHSSLWDLSSAFFFAGTVITTIGFGNISPHTQGGRIFCIIYALLGIPLFGFLLAGVGDQLGTIFGKGITKVEKMIVRWDISQTKIRVTSTLLFVLFGCLIFVALPAAIFKHIEGWSALESIYFVVITLTTIGFGDFVAGGSDIQYLDYYKPAVWFWILVGLAYFAAILSMIGDWLRAISRRTKEEVGEIRAHAAEWTANVSAEFKETRRRVSVEIYDRFQRAASIKRKLSSELGFSSAPELTLPKRTMSVNFNDEREKNEKELQGLTTPLVRNGGLLMNGLDPERGEV comes from the exons TGGCAGCTCCGGATTTATTGGACCCCAAATCTGCCACTCACAACTCTAAGCCCCGCCTCTCCTTCTCCACAAAGCCAATCACACAGACTCCTCAGGAGCAAAGTGAG ATGGTCGCCACGGTGATGAAGAGGAAGACGGTGACAGCCATCTTTCTGTTGGTGGTTCTGTACCTGGTGATAGGAGCAGCAGTCTTCAGGTCTCTGGAGCAGCCTCATGAGAG TGCCCAGCGTCTGGCCATCCTCTCACAGAAACTGGAGTTCTTGTCCCGACACCCCTGTGTCAACCAGAGccaactggaggagctggtgaag CAAGTTGTGTCAGCAGTTAGGTCAGGGGTGAACCCTGCAGGAACACCGACCAATCACAGCAGCCTGTGGGATCTGAGCTCCGCCTTCTTCTTTGCTGGGACAGTCATCACAACCATTG GGTTTGGGAACATTTCTCCACACACCCAAGGTGGAAGAATATTCTGCATCATCTACGCTTTGCTTGGAATCCCCCTGTTTGGTTTCCTGTTGGCTGGTGTTGGAGATCAACTTGGCACTATTTTCGGGAAAGGCATTACCAAAGTGGAGAAAATGATTGTG CGGTGGGACATCAGTCAGACAAAGATCCGAGTCACGTCCACGCTGCTGTTTGTCCTGTTCGGCTGCCTGATCTTCGTGGCTCTTCCAGCGGCCATCTTTAAACACATCGAAGGCTGGTCCGCTCTGGAGTCCATCTACTTTGTCGTCATCACCTTGACAACGATTGGATTTGGAGACTTTGTGGCAG gtggATCAGACATCCAGTACCTGGATTATTATAAACCAGCGGTTTGGTTCTGGATCCTGGTGGGACTGGCCTACTTTGCAGCGATCCTCAGCATGATAGGAGACTGGCTTAGAGCCATTTCCAGGAGGACCAAAGAGGAG GTGGGGGAGATCCGGGCTCATGCAGCAGAGTGGACAGCCAACGTCTCAGCAGAGTTTAAAGAAACTCGTCGTCGCGTCAGCGTTGAGATCTACGATCGATTCCAGCGAGCTGCATCGATCAAACGTAAACTGTCTTCTGAGCTGGGATTCAGCTCCGCGCCTGAACTCACCCTGCCCAAGAGGACCATGTCGGTCAACTTTAACGACGAGCGAGAGAAGAACGAGAAGGAGCTGCAGGGGTTAACCACGCCCCTGGTCAGAAACGGAGGACTGCTCATGAACGGGCTGGACCCAGAAAGAGGAGAAGTCTGA
- the kcnk2a gene encoding potassium channel subfamily K member 2 isoform X1, with amino-acid sequence MRRTGEQRASDSQQLPWQLRIYWTPNLPLTTLSPASPSPQSQSHRLLRSKMVATVMKRKTVTAIFLLVVLYLVIGAAVFRSLEQPHESAQRLAILSQKLEFLSRHPCVNQSQLEELVKQVVSAVRSGVNPAGTPTNHSSLWDLSSAFFFAGTVITTIGFGNISPHTQGGRIFCIIYALLGIPLFGFLLAGVGDQLGTIFGKGITKVEKMIVRWDISQTKIRVTSTLLFVLFGCLIFVALPAAIFKHIEGWSALESIYFVVITLTTIGFGDFVAGGSDIQYLDYYKPAVWFWILVGLAYFAAILSMIGDWLRAISRRTKEEVGEIRAHAAEWTANVSAEFKETRRRVSVEIYDRFQRAASIKRKLSSELGFSSAPELTLPKRTMSVNFNDEREKNEKELQGLTTPLVRNGGLLMNGLDPERGEV; translated from the exons TGGCAGCTCCGGATTTATTGGACCCCAAATCTGCCACTCACAACTCTAAGCCCCGCCTCTCCTTCTCCACAAAGCCAATCACACAGACTCCTCAGGAGCAAA ATGGTCGCCACGGTGATGAAGAGGAAGACGGTGACAGCCATCTTTCTGTTGGTGGTTCTGTACCTGGTGATAGGAGCAGCAGTCTTCAGGTCTCTGGAGCAGCCTCATGAGAG TGCCCAGCGTCTGGCCATCCTCTCACAGAAACTGGAGTTCTTGTCCCGACACCCCTGTGTCAACCAGAGccaactggaggagctggtgaag CAAGTTGTGTCAGCAGTTAGGTCAGGGGTGAACCCTGCAGGAACACCGACCAATCACAGCAGCCTGTGGGATCTGAGCTCCGCCTTCTTCTTTGCTGGGACAGTCATCACAACCATTG GGTTTGGGAACATTTCTCCACACACCCAAGGTGGAAGAATATTCTGCATCATCTACGCTTTGCTTGGAATCCCCCTGTTTGGTTTCCTGTTGGCTGGTGTTGGAGATCAACTTGGCACTATTTTCGGGAAAGGCATTACCAAAGTGGAGAAAATGATTGTG CGGTGGGACATCAGTCAGACAAAGATCCGAGTCACGTCCACGCTGCTGTTTGTCCTGTTCGGCTGCCTGATCTTCGTGGCTCTTCCAGCGGCCATCTTTAAACACATCGAAGGCTGGTCCGCTCTGGAGTCCATCTACTTTGTCGTCATCACCTTGACAACGATTGGATTTGGAGACTTTGTGGCAG gtggATCAGACATCCAGTACCTGGATTATTATAAACCAGCGGTTTGGTTCTGGATCCTGGTGGGACTGGCCTACTTTGCAGCGATCCTCAGCATGATAGGAGACTGGCTTAGAGCCATTTCCAGGAGGACCAAAGAGGAG GTGGGGGAGATCCGGGCTCATGCAGCAGAGTGGACAGCCAACGTCTCAGCAGAGTTTAAAGAAACTCGTCGTCGCGTCAGCGTTGAGATCTACGATCGATTCCAGCGAGCTGCATCGATCAAACGTAAACTGTCTTCTGAGCTGGGATTCAGCTCCGCGCCTGAACTCACCCTGCCCAAGAGGACCATGTCGGTCAACTTTAACGACGAGCGAGAGAAGAACGAGAAGGAGCTGCAGGGGTTAACCACGCCCCTGGTCAGAAACGGAGGACTGCTCATGAACGGGCTGGACCCAGAAAGAGGAGAAGTCTGA